The Urbifossiella limnaea genome has a window encoding:
- a CDS encoding nSTAND1 domain-containing NTPase: MARLACVVQPTPAGVSVTWSDGPAAFAPYELPARPLAAAADAARAALGAVVEGSFTDDGGDGPAAAAALAAAGYGLYQALFKPPAEQMALASEVRKWLDTLQAEGAVEGLEVVAEGGPAVPWNLVYDRRPDPAAFKAGGDDPARWRPFWGLRYDLSGGRRVSPLRRLPVLHNPRVVVVTDPLVLDRLPTESRELAALCQEHGWVQARTRQELADALQAGRPDLLYWLGHTQADPFGLVLGDDAVTPDDLKTMLEGDPFADAGSVFGGVAFLNACGTAVAEKSGSFLDALHPLGLTGYVATEQVTVDTFAAPLGREFLTAFAVRGEPLGKVMRQLRGQVPLGLLYGSYCPSAVHVRREPRAPADAAPIVLTQAAVGTKLRRDPTRAHADTHPLPPQPYRSLQSYGPADRALFAGRDDDTLRFAQLLDEPGTRLVILHGESGVGKTSFLRAGVVPFLERECVGYRFARDRSHGDGDTVLLVRATNDPVAQIAAALTTFCAAPLAHRTPAGAAAAADLPGVLRAAVGERTGRDALRDALRADPGLLGRILADLGRVLPFTPVLVIDQAEEVFTLARTPADEANRTQALEMLRRAAGAPGGFKVVVSLRTEYHGRLTDRLRKGTHPAAGVRDYLLTDFGHEALTEVIRRPTSPTPVEHAAEIPAEKYGFRFADGVAEDIARRTRAYSINRTDSVLPLVQVVCTQLYDRVCARADKAVTAADLNAIGGVEGGMRAHAEALVGHLFPHRADQRAFKRLLADPRTQLFIRQADGTLTTALLPAAFLAQHWRGRMPFEEVLRTAGDGDRRLVRVNSLRIGGDEEEQRYVSLGHDALAKVAARWQEEQRRWAQVRKVAAVAAAVVVVAATVFALQAQAARKETELARTRLAEAERHEKARAQFAALFAKAEQTVTATPAAAVPWDAVAADLRAADALAKADPAAFADWPLKPSADQLLARADAARADKDRREAERMKLTRLGKHHRDAVFFNTRAAGLAEAETHGLVRAAAAAGLKEVGVELAGSGPPGLAPGYFTSDEERLAAYRCYELLLIDAHAVALAAPTPGETTGERKEKVRNALRMLDRADLLLPPGTRTRVGLTRRAEYHTGLGEKAAAEAARTAADATPPVLAADYYLIGLEHHRTEEYTRAIPALGEALRAEPEHYGAQFLLAVCFLQDKRPQDAKLALDRCLGLRSDFLWPLVYRASAEVELGEYTKAEATLKEAIERGAGDDAVLYAARTNRGVLAYKQRNWDAAVADLTAAVALRPDALPARINLALTHSHRAEELPLPAVAWELAPGGTVGFAAAAAGHRHAALDAAADVLDKAIDLQPRVARLYHERVHVHLLRGGAAAAGKDLLLAVQLAPNLGRASTLADDLMAFARLKHQARQFKHASDVYGIVLRLPDTALTREKRALAARHSADALLAGRQYDGAVVAIDLYLSLTPAPEGTALSRTQADRLASALTTRGVILATKKDHRGAIESFTRALVYAPADPEVLTLRGGAYLATGATGLAVADFDEALKDGRTYPDALLGRAEARVRTGQFPEALADAEAAARQAAASTDQPERKRQRYTAARVVALVVLGDPNTDDAPRRVARVAALLRAALADVEPAGRAKFWQDFVLADTALVRLSASDPLAELATEIGARSP; the protein is encoded by the coding sequence ATGGCCCGCCTCGCGTGTGTCGTGCAGCCGACCCCGGCCGGGGTGAGCGTGACGTGGTCCGACGGGCCCGCCGCGTTCGCCCCGTACGAGCTCCCGGCGCGGCCCCTCGCCGCGGCCGCGGACGCGGCGCGCGCGGCGCTCGGGGCGGTCGTCGAGGGCTCGTTCACCGACGACGGCGGCGACGGCCCCGCGGCGGCGGCCGCGCTCGCGGCGGCGGGCTACGGCCTGTACCAGGCGCTGTTCAAGCCGCCGGCCGAGCAGATGGCGCTCGCGTCCGAGGTCCGCAAGTGGCTCGACACGCTCCAGGCCGAGGGGGCCGTCGAGGGGCTGGAAGTCGTCGCCGAGGGCGGCCCCGCGGTGCCGTGGAACCTCGTCTACGACCGCCGCCCCGACCCCGCCGCGTTCAAGGCCGGCGGCGACGACCCGGCCCGGTGGCGGCCGTTCTGGGGGCTCCGCTACGACCTGTCCGGCGGCCGCCGCGTCAGCCCGCTGCGGCGGCTGCCGGTGCTCCACAACCCGCGCGTCGTCGTCGTCACCGACCCGCTCGTGCTCGACCGACTCCCGACGGAATCGCGCGAGTTGGCGGCGCTGTGCCAGGAGCACGGCTGGGTGCAGGCCCGCACCCGACAGGAGCTCGCCGACGCCCTCCAGGCCGGCCGCCCCGACCTCCTCTACTGGCTCGGGCACACCCAGGCCGACCCGTTCGGCCTCGTCCTCGGCGACGACGCCGTCACGCCCGACGACCTGAAGACGATGCTGGAGGGCGACCCGTTCGCCGACGCCGGCAGCGTGTTCGGCGGGGTGGCGTTCCTGAACGCCTGCGGGACGGCGGTCGCGGAGAAGTCGGGCTCGTTCCTCGACGCCCTCCACCCGCTCGGGCTTACCGGGTACGTCGCCACCGAGCAGGTGACGGTGGACACGTTCGCGGCGCCGCTCGGGCGCGAGTTCCTGACGGCGTTCGCGGTCCGCGGCGAGCCGCTCGGGAAGGTGATGCGCCAGCTCCGCGGCCAGGTGCCGCTCGGCCTCCTGTACGGGTCGTACTGCCCGTCCGCGGTCCACGTCCGGCGCGAGCCTCGTGCGCCGGCCGACGCCGCGCCGATCGTACTCACGCAGGCCGCCGTGGGCACGAAGCTCCGGCGCGACCCCACGCGCGCCCACGCCGATACGCACCCGCTGCCGCCGCAGCCGTACCGGTCGCTGCAATCCTACGGCCCGGCCGACCGCGCCCTGTTCGCCGGCCGCGACGACGACACCCTCCGGTTCGCGCAGCTGCTCGACGAGCCCGGCACGCGGCTGGTGATCCTCCACGGCGAGAGCGGCGTCGGGAAGACCTCGTTCCTGCGCGCCGGGGTGGTGCCGTTCCTGGAGCGCGAGTGCGTCGGCTACCGGTTCGCGCGGGACCGCTCGCACGGCGACGGCGACACGGTGCTGCTGGTGCGGGCGACGAACGACCCGGTGGCGCAGATCGCCGCGGCGCTGACCACGTTCTGCGCCGCCCCGCTCGCCCACCGCACGCCGGCCGGCGCGGCGGCGGCCGCCGACCTACCCGGGGTCCTCCGCGCGGCCGTGGGTGAGCGGACGGGGCGCGACGCCCTCCGCGACGCGCTCCGCGCCGACCCCGGGTTGCTCGGCCGGATTCTCGCCGACCTGGGCCGCGTCCTGCCGTTCACGCCGGTGCTGGTGATCGACCAGGCGGAGGAGGTGTTCACCCTCGCGCGCACGCCGGCCGACGAGGCGAACCGCACGCAAGCGCTGGAGATGCTCCGCCGCGCGGCCGGGGCGCCGGGCGGGTTCAAGGTGGTGGTGTCGCTGCGGACCGAGTACCACGGCCGGCTCACCGACAGGCTGCGGAAGGGGACGCACCCCGCGGCCGGCGTCCGCGACTACCTGCTCACCGACTTCGGGCACGAGGCGCTGACCGAGGTGATCCGGCGGCCCACGTCGCCGACGCCGGTCGAGCACGCGGCGGAAATCCCGGCCGAGAAGTACGGCTTCCGCTTCGCCGACGGCGTGGCCGAGGACATCGCGCGGCGGACCCGGGCGTACTCGATCAACCGCACCGACAGCGTGCTGCCGCTGGTACAGGTGGTGTGCACGCAGCTCTACGACCGGGTGTGCGCCCGCGCCGACAAGGCCGTCACCGCCGCCGACCTGAATGCGATCGGCGGCGTCGAGGGCGGGATGCGGGCGCACGCCGAGGCGCTGGTCGGGCACCTCTTCCCCCACCGCGCCGACCAGCGGGCGTTCAAGCGGCTCCTCGCCGACCCGCGCACCCAGCTGTTCATCCGGCAGGCCGACGGCACGCTCACCACGGCACTGCTGCCGGCGGCCTTCCTGGCCCAGCACTGGCGCGGGCGGATGCCGTTCGAGGAGGTGCTGCGGACGGCCGGCGACGGCGACCGCCGGCTCGTGCGGGTGAACAGCCTGCGGATCGGCGGGGACGAGGAAGAGCAGCGGTACGTGAGCCTCGGGCACGACGCGCTGGCGAAGGTGGCGGCCCGGTGGCAGGAGGAGCAGCGGCGCTGGGCGCAGGTGCGGAAGGTTGCCGCCGTGGCGGCGGCCGTCGTCGTCGTGGCCGCCACCGTGTTCGCGCTTCAGGCGCAGGCCGCTCGGAAGGAGACGGAACTCGCACGGACCAGGCTCGCCGAGGCCGAGCGCCACGAGAAGGCGCGGGCGCAGTTCGCCGCCCTGTTCGCGAAGGCCGAGCAGACCGTGACCGCCACCCCCGCCGCCGCGGTCCCGTGGGACGCCGTCGCCGCCGACCTCCGCGCCGCCGACGCGCTGGCGAAGGCCGACCCGGCGGCGTTCGCCGACTGGCCGCTGAAGCCGTCCGCCGACCAGCTCCTCGCCCGGGCCGACGCCGCCCGCGCCGACAAGGACCGGCGGGAGGCGGAGCGGATGAAGCTCACCCGCCTCGGGAAGCACCACCGCGACGCCGTCTTCTTCAACACCCGCGCCGCCGGCCTCGCGGAGGCGGAGACCCACGGCCTCGTCCGCGCCGCGGCGGCCGCCGGGCTGAAGGAGGTCGGCGTCGAGCTCGCCGGCAGCGGCCCGCCGGGGCTCGCCCCCGGGTACTTCACGTCCGACGAGGAGCGGCTGGCGGCGTACCGCTGCTACGAGCTCCTCCTCATCGACGCCCACGCGGTGGCCCTGGCCGCACCGACCCCCGGTGAGACGACCGGGGAGCGGAAGGAGAAAGTTCGGAACGCCCTCCGGATGCTCGACCGGGCCGACCTGCTCCTCCCCCCCGGCACGCGGACGCGGGTCGGCCTCACGCGGCGCGCCGAGTACCACACCGGGCTGGGCGAGAAGGCGGCGGCGGAGGCGGCGCGGACGGCCGCCGACGCGACGCCCCCGGTCCTCGCCGCCGACTACTACCTGATCGGGCTCGAACACCACCGCACGGAGGAGTACACCCGGGCGATCCCGGCGCTGGGCGAGGCGCTGCGGGCCGAGCCCGAACACTACGGGGCGCAGTTCTTGCTCGCCGTCTGCTTCCTGCAGGACAAGCGCCCCCAGGACGCGAAGCTGGCGCTGGACCGGTGCCTCGGGCTGCGCTCCGACTTCCTCTGGCCGCTCGTCTACCGGGCGTCGGCCGAGGTGGAGCTGGGCGAGTACACGAAGGCCGAGGCCACCCTGAAGGAGGCGATCGAAAGGGGCGCGGGGGACGACGCGGTGCTCTACGCCGCCCGCACCAACCGCGGCGTGCTGGCGTACAAGCAGCGCAACTGGGACGCCGCGGTCGCCGACCTGACGGCGGCAGTCGCCCTCCGCCCGGACGCCCTGCCGGCCCGCATCAACCTCGCCCTGACGCACAGCCACCGGGCGGAGGAGTTGCCCCTGCCGGCGGTCGCGTGGGAGCTGGCCCCGGGCGGGACGGTCGGGTTCGCGGCGGCCGCCGCCGGGCACCGCCACGCCGCGCTGGACGCCGCCGCGGACGTCCTCGACAAGGCGATCGACCTGCAACCCCGGGTGGCGCGGCTCTACCACGAGCGGGTCCACGTCCACCTCCTCCGCGGCGGCGCCGCCGCCGCCGGGAAGGACTTGCTCCTCGCGGTCCAGCTCGCGCCGAACCTGGGGCGGGCCTCGACCCTGGCCGACGACCTGATGGCGTTCGCCCGGTTGAAGCACCAGGCGCGCCAGTTCAAGCACGCGTCGGACGTGTACGGCATCGTGCTCCGGCTCCCCGACACGGCGCTCACCCGCGAGAAGCGGGCGCTGGCGGCACGCCACTCGGCCGACGCGCTCCTCGCCGGCCGGCAGTACGACGGGGCGGTCGTGGCCATCGACCTGTACCTGTCGCTGACGCCGGCCCCGGAGGGGACCGCCCTCTCCCGGACTCAGGCCGACCGGCTCGCCTCCGCCCTCACCACCCGCGGCGTGATCCTGGCCACGAAGAAGGACCACCGGGGGGCGATCGAGAGCTTCACCCGGGCGCTCGTGTACGCCCCTGCCGACCCGGAGGTGCTGACCCTCCGCGGCGGCGCGTACCTCGCTACCGGGGCCACGGGGCTCGCCGTCGCCGACTTCGACGAGGCCCTCAAGGACGGCCGGACCTACCCCGACGCGCTGCTCGGGCGGGCCGAGGCCCGGGTGCGCACCGGGCAGTTCCCGGAGGCGCTGGCCGACGCCGAGGCCGCCGCACGGCAGGCGGCGGCGTCCACCGACCAGCCGGAGCGAAAGCGCCAGCGGTACACCGCGGCCCGGGTCGTCGCCCTGGTCGTCCTCGGCGACCCGAACACGGACGACGCCCCCCGCCGCGTCGCCCGTGTCGCCGCCCTGCTCCGCGCGGCGCTCGCGGACGTGGAGCCGGCCGGGCGGGCGAAGTTCTGGCAGGACTTCGTGCTGGCCGACACGGCCCTGGTCCGCCTCAGCGCCAGCGACCCGCTGGCCGAGCTGGCAACCGAAATCGGGGCGAGGAGCCCCTAG